The nucleotide sequence TTCCGTGGTCGAGGCCATGGCGATTGGCGGCTACGCCATCGGGGCCACCCTGGGCGCGGTCTACATCCGGGCCGAATATCCCCTGGCCATCAAGCGCCTGCGCAAGGCCATCGACGATGCCCGGGCCATGGGGCTTTTAGGCAAGAACATCTTCGGTTCGGGCTTCGATTTCGACATCGAGATCAAGTACGGAGCCGGCGCCTTCGTGTGCGGCGAGGAAACCGCGCTGATCAAGTCCATGGAAGGCCATCGCGGCGAGCCGGTGAGCAAGCCGCCTTTCCCGGCCCAGTCCGGCTATTGGGCAAAGCCCACCATCGTCAACAACGTCGAGACGTTTGCCAACGTCCCGGCCATCATCATCAAGGGCGCGGACTGGTTCGCCGGGATCGGCACCGCCACCTCCAAGGGCACCAAGGTGTTCGCCCTGGCCGGCAAGATCGTCAACGTGGGCCTTATTGAAGTGCCCATGGGCACCACCCTGCGCGAAGTCATCTTCGACATCGGCGGCGGCTGCCCGGACGGCAAGGAGTTCAAGGCCGTCCAGACCGGCGGCCCGTCCGGCGGCGCCCTGGCCAACAAGGACCTCGACGTGGCCATTGACTACGAGTCGCTCATTGCCCGCAAGTCCATGATGGGTTCCGGCGGCATGGTGGTCATGGACGAGGACGACTGCATGGTCTCGGTGGCCAAGTTCTTCCTCGACTTCACCATGGACGAGACCTGCGGCAAGTGCACGCCCTGCCGCATCGGCTCCAAGCGCCTCTACGAGATCCTCGACAAGATCACCAAGGGCCACGGCACCAAGGCCGACCTGGCCCGGCTCAAGTCGCTGTCGGACAACATCAAGGACACCGCCCTGTGCGGCCTGGGGCAGACCATGCCCAACCCGATCCTGTCCACCATGGACACCTTCGGGCATGAGTACGAGGCCCACGTCACCCAGAAGAAGTGTCCGGCCCATGTCTGCACGGCCATGCTGACCTACACCATCAATCCGGCCAAGTGCACCGGCTGCACGCTGTGCACCAAGGTCTGCCCGGTGGAGTGCATCTCCGGCACGAAGAAGCAGCCCCACGTCATCGACGCCTCCAAGTGCATCAAGTGCGGGGCCTGCTACGACAAGTGCAAGTTCGACTCCATCATCAAGATGTAAGGATCAAGGAGGCCCCACATGTCCATGCTGACAGTGCATATAGACGGCAAGACCACCACCATCCCGGCCGGCGGCACCATCCTGGACGCCGCCCGCAAACTGGATATCGACATCCCGACCCTGTGCTACCTCAATCTTGAGGATCTCAAGGTCAACAACAAGGCCGCCTCCTGCCGCATCTGCGTGGTGGAGGTCGAGGGTCGGCGCAACCTGGCTCCGGCCTGCGCCACCCCGGCCACCGACGGCATGGTGGTCAAGTCCAACACCCTGCGCGTCCTTAACGCCCGTAAGACCGTGCTGGAGCTGCTGCTCTCCGACCACCCCAAGGACTGCCTCGTGTGCGCCAAGTCCGGCGAATGCGAGCTGCAGGATCTGGCCGAAAAGTTCGGCATCCGCGAGTCGCCCTATGACGGCGGCGAAATGTCCCACTACCGCAAGGACGTCTCGCCCTCCATCATCCGCGACATGGACAAGTGCATCATGTGCCGCCGCTGCGAGACCATGTGCAACGACATCCAGACCTGCGGCGTGCTGTCGGGCGTCAACCGCGGCTTCACCGCCGTGGTCGCCCCGGCCTTCGAGATGAACCTGGCCGACACCGTGTGCACCAACTGCGGCCAGTGCGTGGCCGTGTGCCCGGTGGGCGCGCTGGTGGAAAACGACAACAGCTGGGACGTGGTCGACGCCCTGGCCGACCCGGACAAGGTGGTCATCGTCCAGACCGCCCCGGCCGTGCGCGCCGCCCTGGGCGAAGACCTCGGCATCGCCCCGGGCACGTCCGTCACCGGCAAGATGGCCGCCGCCCTGCGCCGCCTGGGCTTTGACCACATCTTCGACACCGACTTCGCCGCCGACCTCACCATCATGGAAGAAGGCTCGGAGTTCCTCGACCGCCTGACCCGCTACCTGGGTGGCGACCAGACGGCCAAGCTGCCCATCCTGACCTCCTGCTGTCCCGGCTGGGTCAAGTTCTTCGAGCACAACTTCCAGGACATGCTCGACGTGCCTTCCACCGCCAAGTCGCCCCAGCAGATGTTCGGCGCCATCGCCAAGACCTACTACGCCGACATGCTGGGCATCCCCCGCGACAAGCTGGTCGTGGTCTCGGTCATGCCGTGCCTGGCCAAGAAGTACGAACGCGCCCGGCCGGAGTTCTCCGTGGACGGCAACCCGGACGTGGACATCGTCATCTCCACCCGTGAGCTGGCCCGGCTGATCAAGCGCATGAACATCGACTTCGCCAGCCTGCCTGACGAAGACTTCGACGCGCCCCTTGGCGAGTCCACCGGCGCGGCTCCGATCTTCGGCGTCACCGGCGGCGTCATCGAGGCGGCCCTGCGCACCGCTTACGAGCTGGCCACCGGCGAAACCCTCCAGAAGGTCGACTTCGAGGACGTGCGCGGCATGGACGGCGTCAAGGTGGCCACGGTCCAGGTCGGCCCCCACGAACTGCGCATCGGCATCGCCCATGGCCTGGGCAACGCCCGCAAGCTCCTTAACCGGGTGCGCGAAGGCGAAACCTTCCACGCCATCGAGGTCATGGCCTGCCCCGGCGGCTGCATCGGCGGCGGCGGACAGCCCTACCACCACGGTGACATTGAGCTGCTCAAGCTGCGCACCCAGGTGCTTTACGCCGAAGACGCCGGCAAGCCGCTGCGCAAGTCGCACCAGAACCCGTACATCATTGAACTGTACGAAAAGTTCCTGGGCAAGCCGCTGTCCGAGAAGTCACACCACCTGCTGCACACCCACTACTTCAAGCGCCAGCGCCTGTAGTCGGGGAGTTAAGATAAAGACGAAGACTGGAGAGGCGCTGCCTCTCCAGACCTCTCCGCCGGGGGGGATCATCCCCCCCGGCCCCCCTTAACGGGGGAAGTGGATTGTTCCTTGATGATTGCCGCTGCCCTGGTTGGCCCGCGACGGTAAACACCTCCAGCCGTCGCGGGCTGCCGGGGACTTCGGAAAAATTTCGCTTCCTGGCGGGAGCCGGGCGGAACCTGCCAGTTCCGCGCTCCAGCCGGTCCGCGGCGGCCTGTCCGCCGCGGACCGCCAGGGAGTCCGGCGGGGGATACTCCCCTCCACCTGTTCTTTGACGCTAGCCACCGCCTGCAAGAGGTCGGCAAGACCGAACCAAGCTTCCCGCACCTCGCCGTCCCGCTTGTGGTTCCCCGCCCGCCACAGACGGCCAGGGGGTCCGGGGGGATTATCCCCCCGGCGGGTCACGGGCAGCGCCCGTGCGGGTCCAGGGCAGCGCCCTGGCGGGTCCGGGCAGCGCCCGGCGGGTCCGGGCAGCGCCCGGCGGGTCCGGGCAGCGCCCGGCGGGTCCGGGCAGCGCCCGGCGGGTGCAGGGCGGAGCCCTGCCGGGCAGCGCCCGGATAATGATCTTTAACAGGATTCGTGTTACCCAAGCCGCCGCAGCGGGGGTCGCCAACCGGATGGTCCGGGGATCGGCCTGCCGCACTGGTTGCCTTTCGGGGAGCGTGCTCCATGCGACAGGACACTGATGCCCTTGGAGCGACGGCGCTCCCCGAGGGCAGCCTTTACGGCGTGCACACGGCCAGAGCCTTGGCCAACTTTCCGGTTTCGGGCCAGAGCGTGGCCCCGGAGCTTCTCTCCGCCTTTGCCTGGGTCAAGGCGGCCTGCGCCCTGGCCAATCAGGACGCCGGCCATCTCGACGCGGCCCGGACCTCGGCCATCGTGGCCGCCTGCCGCGAAATCGCCGCCGGGCGGCATACCGAGCAATTCCCCGTCGATGCCCTGCAAGGCGGGGCCGGCACCTCCACCAACATGAACGTCAACGAGGTCGTGGCCAACCGCGCCTTGCAGCTCATGGGCCGCCAGCCCGGCGACCACGAATTTCTCTCGCCCTTGGGGCACGTCAATCTGCACCAGTCCACCAACGACACGTACCCCACGGCCCTTCGGGTGGCGGCGCTCACGCTGCTCAAGGACCTGGAGACGGCCGCCTCGCGCCTGCAGGACGCCTT is from Solidesulfovibrio magneticus RS-1 and encodes:
- a CDS encoding NADH-ubiquinone oxidoreductase-F iron-sulfur binding region domain-containing protein, whose amino-acid sequence is MAATTDIKQLRIATRNCGFIDPESLDDYIAVRGYEALAKALTMTPAEVVEIIKVAGLRGRGGGGFPTGVKWGIALSNAADQKYIVCNADEGDPGAFMDRAVLEGDPHSVVEAMAIGGYAIGATLGAVYIRAEYPLAIKRLRKAIDDARAMGLLGKNIFGSGFDFDIEIKYGAGAFVCGEETALIKSMEGHRGEPVSKPPFPAQSGYWAKPTIVNNVETFANVPAIIIKGADWFAGIGTATSKGTKVFALAGKIVNVGLIEVPMGTTLREVIFDIGGGCPDGKEFKAVQTGGPSGGALANKDLDVAIDYESLIARKSMMGSGGMVVMDEDDCMVSVAKFFLDFTMDETCGKCTPCRIGSKRLYEILDKITKGHGTKADLARLKSLSDNIKDTALCGLGQTMPNPILSTMDTFGHEYEAHVTQKKCPAHVCTAMLTYTINPAKCTGCTLCTKVCPVECISGTKKQPHVIDASKCIKCGACYDKCKFDSIIKM
- a CDS encoding NADH-dependent [FeFe] hydrogenase, group A6 encodes the protein MSMLTVHIDGKTTTIPAGGTILDAARKLDIDIPTLCYLNLEDLKVNNKAASCRICVVEVEGRRNLAPACATPATDGMVVKSNTLRVLNARKTVLELLLSDHPKDCLVCAKSGECELQDLAEKFGIRESPYDGGEMSHYRKDVSPSIIRDMDKCIMCRRCETMCNDIQTCGVLSGVNRGFTAVVAPAFEMNLADTVCTNCGQCVAVCPVGALVENDNSWDVVDALADPDKVVIVQTAPAVRAALGEDLGIAPGTSVTGKMAAALRRLGFDHIFDTDFAADLTIMEEGSEFLDRLTRYLGGDQTAKLPILTSCCPGWVKFFEHNFQDMLDVPSTAKSPQQMFGAIAKTYYADMLGIPRDKLVVVSVMPCLAKKYERARPEFSVDGNPDVDIVISTRELARLIKRMNIDFASLPDEDFDAPLGESTGAAPIFGVTGGVIEAALRTAYELATGETLQKVDFEDVRGMDGVKVATVQVGPHELRIGIAHGLGNARKLLNRVREGETFHAIEVMACPGGCIGGGGQPYHHGDIELLKLRTQVLYAEDAGKPLRKSHQNPYIIELYEKFLGKPLSEKSHHLLHTHYFKRQRL